In one window of Hymenobacter nivis DNA:
- a CDS encoding outer membrane beta-barrel protein, whose amino-acid sequence MPNFSPTRLYFIFICCIALAGRPLASAGQSGPAVSGTVADSAGVPVEFATVTLHRATDSVVVKAEFTGAQGTFRLAAAGGRYRVSVAQVGFRHRWSPVFELTAAGLTLAPLVLAHSASTALKEVSVTAARPLYEHLADRTVLHVENSPLAAGATTLDLLGRAPGVTVDAGDNLGLRGRQGLLVLLDGKRLALTGTELGDLLRALPAEQVSTIELITNPPASYDAQGAAGVIAITLKKDQRLGTNGSLNAAYGRGEYGKFTGGGALNYRQKKFNAFGNYAYTDRRGFTRVDIERQFAPAGGPGSSSMQANDLVNHLQSHAYKAGVDYNFSARTLVGVAASGLANQLRSTNQNQTSQYDDAGALASRYHSVITQDVHRPNATLNANLRHTFADSAGAATLSADADYARYDTRRLTGLATAYDQPSGAPGLLAGNQQSTLYIESVKADYTRPLPHRVRLEAGAKTTRVRSDNDVAFDRTQNGVTARDLAISGAFRYDENVNAAYGILRRAGARTALQAGLRAEQTNTLGRSANGADRFERHYFQLFPSISVEHTLSEQHALSLALGRRIERPNYSQVNPLRVYIDPTSYGAGNPTLLPATSYNAELTHTFRQKFSTSLSYSRTDRPIVIQVQPAPDGNLLVVSRNVNLAVQHNYALTFTAPLTLAPWWTFYGNAVLYYARFVGGPAGGPPVNRRPAFTFTGSNTFALPGGWAGELNANFETGETFGYERLKYRGQVTAGVQKSLWAKQATLRLTVADIFYTTPVRSTQTYANFSETFFQRQDMRVATLAFTYRFGRTTVAGARKRAAGAEDELRRAAGQ is encoded by the coding sequence ATGCCCAATTTTTCCCCAACAAGGTTATATTTTATTTTTATCTGTTGCATCGCCCTGGCCGGGCGGCCGCTGGCGAGCGCGGGCCAGTCGGGCCCGGCCGTGAGCGGCACCGTGGCCGACAGTGCGGGGGTCCCCGTGGAGTTTGCCACCGTCACGCTGCACCGCGCCACCGATTCGGTAGTGGTGAAGGCAGAGTTTACCGGGGCCCAGGGCACTTTCCGGCTGGCGGCGGCGGGCGGGCGCTACCGGGTGTCGGTGGCGCAAGTGGGGTTCCGGCACCGCTGGAGCCCGGTGTTTGAGCTGACAGCCGCGGGCCTCACGCTGGCGCCGCTGGTACTAGCCCACAGCGCCAGCACGGCCCTGAAGGAGGTGTCCGTGACGGCCGCCCGGCCGCTGTATGAGCACCTGGCCGACCGCACCGTGCTGCACGTGGAAAACAGCCCGCTGGCCGCCGGTGCCACTACGCTCGACCTGCTGGGCCGGGCCCCGGGCGTGACGGTGGATGCGGGCGACAACTTGGGCCTACGCGGCCGCCAGGGCCTGCTGGTGCTGCTCGACGGCAAGCGCCTGGCCCTGACCGGCACCGAGCTGGGCGACCTGCTGCGGGCCCTGCCCGCCGAGCAGGTGAGCACCATCGAGCTGATTACCAACCCGCCCGCCAGCTACGACGCCCAGGGCGCGGCCGGCGTCATCGCCATTACCCTCAAAAAAGACCAGCGCCTGGGCACCAACGGCAGCCTGAACGCCGCCTACGGCCGCGGCGAATACGGCAAGTTCACGGGCGGCGGGGCCCTGAACTACCGCCAGAAGAAGTTCAACGCCTTCGGCAACTACGCCTACACCGACCGGCGCGGCTTTACGCGGGTTGATATTGAGCGGCAATTTGCGCCGGCCGGAGGCCCCGGCAGCAGCAGCATGCAGGCCAACGACCTGGTGAACCACTTGCAGTCGCACGCCTACAAAGCTGGGGTCGACTACAATTTTTCGGCCCGTACCCTGGTGGGCGTGGCCGCCAGCGGCCTAGCCAACCAGCTCCGCAGCACCAACCAAAACCAGACGAGCCAGTACGACGACGCGGGCGCGCTCGCCAGCCGCTACCACTCGGTCATTACCCAGGACGTGCACCGGCCCAACGCCACGCTGAACGCGAACCTACGCCACACCTTTGCCGATTCAGCCGGGGCCGCTACGCTCTCGGCCGATGCCGACTACGCCCGCTACGACACCCGCCGGCTCACCGGCCTGGCCACGGCCTACGACCAGCCCAGCGGGGCCCCGGGCCTACTCGCTGGCAACCAGCAAAGTACCCTCTACATCGAATCGGTGAAGGCCGACTACACCCGGCCCCTGCCCCACCGCGTGCGCCTGGAGGCCGGAGCCAAGACCACGCGCGTGCGCTCGGACAACGACGTGGCGTTTGACCGCACGCAGAACGGCGTCACGGCGCGGGACCTGGCCATTTCCGGCGCATTTCGCTACGACGAAAACGTGAACGCTGCCTACGGCATCCTACGCCGCGCCGGGGCACGCACGGCCCTGCAAGCCGGCCTACGCGCCGAGCAAACCAACACGCTGGGCCGCTCAGCCAACGGCGCCGACCGCTTCGAGCGCCACTACTTCCAACTTTTTCCGAGCATATCGGTGGAGCACACGCTGAGCGAACAGCACGCGCTGAGCCTGGCCCTGGGTCGCCGCATCGAGCGCCCCAACTACAGCCAGGTGAACCCATTGCGCGTCTACATCGACCCTACCTCGTACGGCGCGGGTAACCCCACCCTGTTGCCCGCCACCAGCTACAACGCCGAGCTGACCCACACCTTTCGCCAGAAGTTCAGCACCAGCCTCAGCTACAGCCGCACCGACCGGCCCATCGTCATCCAGGTGCAGCCCGCGCCCGATGGCAACTTGCTGGTGGTGAGCCGTAATGTGAACCTGGCCGTGCAGCACAACTACGCCCTCACCTTTACCGCGCCACTCACGCTAGCCCCGTGGTGGACGTTTTACGGCAACGCCGTGCTCTACTACGCCCGCTTCGTGGGGGGCCCCGCGGGGGGGCCGCCCGTTAACCGCCGGCCGGCCTTCACCTTCACCGGCAGCAACACGTTTGCCCTGCCCGGCGGCTGGGCGGGCGAGCTAAACGCGAACTTTGAGACCGGCGAAACCTTTGGTTACGAGCGGCTAAAGTACCGCGGCCAAGTGACGGCCGGCGTGCAGAAAAGCCTGTGGGCCAAGCAGGCCACGCTGCGCCTGACCGTGGCCGACATTTTCTACACCACGCCCGTCCGCTCGACCCAGACGTACGCCAATTTCTCGGAAACCTTCTTCCAGCGGCAAGATATGCGGGTGGCCACGCTGGCCTTCACTTACCGCTTCGGGCGCACCACGGTGGCCGGGGCCCGCAAGCGCGCCGCTGGCGCCGAGGACGAGCTGCGCCGCGCTGCCGGCCAGTAG
- a CDS encoding pyridoxal phosphate-dependent aminotransferase, giving the protein MKISHLAAGLSGSEIIKIGNEVSEMVRQGATICNLTIGDFDPALFPIPEGLQEGIITAYQQHQTNYPPAPGIAELRLAAADFVHQRQGLTYTPAEFLVAGGSRPLIYAAYRALVDPGDRVVFPVPSWNNNHYCHLTGATPVAVPTSPEADFMPTAADLAPHLAGATLLALCSPLNPTGTVFTKAALEEICDLVLLENQSRGPNEKPLYILYDQIYWLLTFGETEHFDPVSLRPALREYVLYIDGLSKCFAATGVRVGYAFGPALVIDQMKSILGHVGAWAPKAEQVAAAKFLPQAGAVDAFLDGFKAGLQRSLQTLYDGLGALEAQGYPVAAIAPAGAIYLTVRIEAVGRTTPTGQVLATTKDVASYLIQAAGLAMVPFSAFGAETTDPWFRLSVGAESTASIEAALVRLPAALDALGVREPVAQ; this is encoded by the coding sequence ATGAAAATATCGCACCTGGCCGCGGGCCTCAGCGGCTCCGAAATCATTAAAATCGGCAACGAGGTGAGCGAGATGGTACGCCAGGGCGCGACCATTTGCAACCTCACCATCGGCGACTTCGACCCCGCGCTGTTCCCGATTCCCGAGGGCTTGCAGGAAGGCATCATCACCGCCTACCAGCAGCACCAAACCAACTACCCGCCCGCGCCCGGCATTGCCGAGCTGCGCCTGGCGGCGGCCGATTTTGTGCACCAGCGGCAGGGCCTAACCTACACGCCGGCCGAGTTTTTGGTGGCTGGGGGTTCGCGGCCGCTCATTTACGCTGCCTACCGGGCCCTGGTGGACCCCGGCGACCGGGTGGTGTTCCCGGTACCGTCGTGGAACAACAACCACTACTGCCACCTCACCGGGGCCACGCCCGTGGCCGTGCCCACTAGCCCCGAGGCCGATTTCATGCCCACCGCCGCCGACCTGGCCCCCCACTTGGCCGGGGCCACGCTGCTGGCCCTGTGCTCGCCGCTGAACCCCACAGGCACGGTGTTCACCAAGGCCGCGCTGGAGGAAATCTGCGACCTGGTGCTGCTGGAAAACCAAAGCAGGGGCCCCAACGAAAAGCCGCTCTACATCCTCTACGACCAAATTTACTGGCTACTGACCTTCGGCGAAACCGAGCACTTCGACCCCGTGAGCCTGCGCCCCGCCCTGCGCGAGTACGTGCTCTACATCGACGGCCTCTCCAAGTGCTTCGCCGCCACCGGCGTGCGCGTGGGCTACGCCTTCGGCCCCGCCTTGGTCATCGACCAGATGAAGTCCATCCTGGGCCACGTAGGGGCCTGGGCCCCCAAGGCCGAGCAGGTAGCCGCCGCCAAATTCCTGCCCCAGGCCGGGGCCGTCGATGCCTTCCTCGACGGTTTCAAGGCCGGCTTGCAACGCAGCCTGCAAACCCTCTACGATGGCCTGGGGGCCCTGGAAGCCCAGGGCTACCCTGTGGCCGCCATCGCGCCGGCCGGGGCCATCTACCTCACCGTTCGCATCGAAGCCGTGGGCCGCACCACGCCCACCGGCCAGGTGCTGGCCACTACCAAAGACGTGGCGTCGTACCTCATCCAGGCCGCCGGGCTGGCAATGGTACCGTTCAGCGCCTTTGGGGCCGAAACCACCGACCCGTGGTTCCGCCTTTCGGTCGGCGCCGAGTCGACAGCTTCCATTGAAGCGGCGCTGGTGCGCCTACCGGCCGCCCTGGACGCGCTGGGCGTGCGCGAGCCCGTGGCGCAGTAA
- a CDS encoding glycoside hydrolase family 3 C-terminal domain-containing protein has translation MLPFSIRAQALVAAALFCATAGAASAQTKKPGAPAAKPVANAQQALLGHEVEIDALLKKLTLEEKVHMIHANSAFAAGGVPRLNIPEIMTSDGPHGVRPEQGRDWKAVDAPDNAGTYLPTNNTLAATWNPALGYAYGTVLGSEANFRGKDIILGPGINIIRAPLNGRNFEYLSEDPYLVSKMVVGYIRGVQDQGVSACVKHYAANNQETHRDDVDVEMSERALREIYLPGFKAAVQQGGVYSLMGSYNKFRGTYATENAYLMNDILKKEWGFKGLVMSDWGSVHNTQNALRNGTDLEMGTDLAIAYKSTAQTVEHFKPVFNKAIYDRFYLADAALTAVEKDPTLVPLVDDKVRRILRVMYATHMLGGAKRQPGSHNTKAHQATALKVAEEGIVLLKNDGNFLPLKKTVKTVAVIGANATRENAGGGGSAQLQAKYEITALQGLKNELGSQVAITYAPGYKIAKDQKPDPVLIAEAVAAAKAAEVVVYVGGSFHGYDYKKWGDNAYDSEAVDKPDLHLPFGQDELVKAVLAANPNTVVVLLGGGPIDVSPWVSQTKALVEAWYPGMEGGNALAHLLFGDVNFSGKLPLTFPVKLEDSPTAVLGEYPSSPGQPLKVVYKDDIFVGYRYYDTYKVAPQYPFGYGLSYTTFKYGPLTVTPGPQSATVKLSVTNNGRVAGAEVVQLYVHDGHAAVKRPEKELKSFEKVFLKPGETKTVTLALPAESFKYYDEGKKQWVLAPGKFDLLVGSSSRDIRQTGTVRL, from the coding sequence ATGCTTCCTTTTTCCATTCGCGCCCAGGCCCTGGTGGCCGCAGCACTGTTTTGTGCCACCGCCGGCGCGGCTTCGGCCCAAACCAAAAAGCCTGGGGCCCCCGCCGCCAAGCCCGTGGCCAACGCCCAGCAGGCTCTGCTGGGCCACGAGGTCGAAATCGACGCCCTGCTCAAAAAGTTGACGCTTGAGGAGAAGGTGCATATGATTCACGCCAACTCGGCCTTCGCCGCCGGCGGTGTGCCGCGCCTGAACATCCCCGAAATCATGACCTCGGACGGGCCCCACGGCGTGCGCCCCGAGCAGGGCCGCGACTGGAAAGCCGTGGACGCTCCCGACAACGCCGGCACCTACCTGCCCACCAACAATACCCTGGCCGCCACCTGGAACCCCGCCCTGGGCTACGCCTACGGCACGGTGCTGGGTAGCGAGGCCAACTTCCGGGGCAAAGACATTATTCTGGGGCCGGGCATCAACATCATCCGCGCACCGCTCAACGGCCGCAACTTCGAGTACCTCAGCGAAGACCCCTACCTGGTGTCGAAGATGGTGGTGGGCTACATCCGCGGCGTGCAGGACCAGGGCGTATCTGCCTGCGTGAAGCACTACGCAGCTAATAACCAGGAAACCCACCGCGACGACGTCGATGTGGAGATGAGTGAGCGGGCACTGCGCGAAATCTATTTGCCGGGCTTCAAGGCCGCCGTGCAGCAGGGCGGGGTGTACTCGCTCATGGGCTCCTACAACAAGTTCCGGGGTACCTACGCCACCGAAAACGCCTACCTGATGAACGACATCCTGAAAAAGGAATGGGGTTTCAAGGGGCTGGTGATGAGCGACTGGGGCTCGGTCCACAATACCCAAAATGCGCTGCGTAACGGTACCGACCTGGAAATGGGAACTGACCTGGCCATTGCCTACAAAAGCACGGCGCAGACGGTGGAACACTTTAAGCCAGTCTTCAACAAAGCCATCTACGACCGGTTTTACCTAGCCGACGCGGCCCTGACCGCCGTGGAAAAGGACCCCACCCTCGTGCCACTGGTCGACGATAAGGTGCGCCGCATCCTGCGGGTGATGTACGCCACGCACATGCTTGGCGGCGCCAAGCGCCAACCCGGCTCCCACAATACCAAGGCTCACCAGGCCACCGCCCTCAAGGTGGCGGAAGAAGGTATCGTGCTACTCAAGAACGACGGAAATTTCCTGCCGCTGAAGAAGACCGTGAAAACGGTGGCCGTCATCGGAGCCAATGCTACCCGCGAAAACGCCGGTGGTGGTGGCAGCGCGCAGCTCCAGGCCAAGTACGAAATCACCGCTTTGCAGGGCCTCAAGAACGAGTTGGGCAGCCAAGTTGCCATCACCTATGCGCCGGGCTACAAAATTGCGAAAGACCAAAAGCCAGACCCTGTTCTAATTGCCGAAGCGGTGGCCGCGGCCAAAGCGGCCGAAGTGGTGGTTTACGTGGGCGGCTCCTTCCACGGTTACGACTACAAGAAGTGGGGCGATAATGCCTACGATTCCGAAGCCGTGGACAAGCCTGACCTGCACCTGCCCTTCGGCCAGGACGAGCTGGTGAAGGCCGTACTGGCCGCCAACCCCAACACTGTGGTAGTACTGCTCGGCGGCGGCCCCATCGACGTGTCGCCCTGGGTAAGCCAGACCAAGGCCCTGGTGGAAGCCTGGTACCCCGGCATGGAAGGCGGCAACGCCCTGGCCCACCTGCTGTTCGGCGACGTGAACTTCTCGGGCAAACTGCCCCTCACCTTCCCCGTGAAGCTGGAGGACTCTCCCACCGCCGTGCTGGGCGAGTACCCCAGCAGCCCCGGCCAGCCGCTGAAAGTGGTGTACAAGGACGATATTTTCGTGGGCTACCGCTACTACGACACCTATAAAGTAGCGCCGCAGTACCCCTTCGGCTACGGCCTGAGCTACACCACCTTCAAGTACGGGCCCCTAACCGTGACGCCCGGCCCGCAAAGCGCCACCGTGAAGCTGAGCGTGACCAACAACGGCCGGGTGGCCGGTGCCGAAGTGGTGCAGCTCTACGTGCACGACGGCCACGCCGCTGTCAAGCGCCCTGAGAAGGAGCTGAAGTCTTTCGAAAAGGTCTTCCTCAAGCCCGGCGAAACCAAAACCGTAACTCTGGCTTTGCCCGCCGAATCGTTCAAGTACTACGACGAAGGCAAAAAGCAGTGGGTGCTGGCCCCCGGCAAGTTCGACCTGCTGGTGGGCAGCTCCTCGCGCGACATTCGTCAAACCGGTACCGTGCGCCTGTAA
- a CDS encoding IS701 family transposase, with protein sequence MKVTAQLYGQFLVSSQVNYTGTYLAEHLEGLSHDNVRYFLKTRRFTPRQLWQQVRPQVMLSARGYVLFDDTVLDKHHSRRIELVRRQYSGNAHGVIAGIGLVTCVYVNPETDQFWLIDYRLFAPDTDGKTKLDHVADMLGQLAPRSIPYRTVLMDSWYATTALFKWLLDEGKTFYCPLKSNRLVDDSGGQQPYQPVACLCWSAAEVEAGKILKVKGMPKDCKLKLFRVLVSTHRTDYLLTNEVEPLHTAAAEHESSVRWTIEQFHRELKQLTGVQACQCRLARSQRNHIALAVRAWTCLKQAAYQTKQTVYQLKQGFLDEYMRHELRQPSLAFA encoded by the coding sequence ATGAAAGTGACGGCACAACTGTACGGGCAGTTTTTGGTGAGCAGCCAGGTCAACTACACGGGGACGTATCTGGCCGAGCATCTGGAGGGCCTCTCGCACGACAACGTGCGCTATTTTCTCAAAACCCGGCGTTTCACCCCCCGCCAGCTCTGGCAGCAAGTACGCCCACAGGTGATGCTCAGCGCGCGGGGCTACGTCCTGTTTGACGACACGGTGCTCGACAAGCACCACAGCCGGCGCATCGAACTCGTACGCCGCCAGTACAGCGGCAACGCCCACGGCGTGATTGCCGGCATCGGCCTGGTGACGTGTGTGTACGTCAACCCCGAAACCGACCAGTTCTGGCTCATTGACTACCGCCTTTTCGCCCCCGACACCGACGGCAAGACCAAGCTCGACCATGTGGCCGACATGCTCGGGCAATTGGCCCCGCGCAGTATCCCATACCGCACGGTGCTCATGGATAGCTGGTACGCCACCACGGCCCTGTTCAAGTGGCTGCTGGACGAAGGCAAAACATTTTACTGCCCGCTGAAAAGCAACCGGCTCGTCGATGATTCCGGCGGCCAGCAGCCCTACCAGCCCGTGGCCTGCCTGTGCTGGTCGGCCGCCGAAGTAGAAGCTGGCAAAATCCTGAAAGTGAAGGGCATGCCCAAAGATTGCAAACTGAAACTCTTCCGCGTACTGGTGTCCACCCACCGGACGGACTACCTCCTCACCAACGAGGTTGAGCCCTTGCACACGGCCGCTGCCGAACACGAAAGCAGCGTCCGCTGGACGATTGAGCAGTTTCACCGCGAACTCAAGCAACTCACCGGCGTGCAGGCCTGCCAGTGCCGGCTGGCCCGCAGTCAGCGCAATCATATTGCCCTGGCCGTGCGCGCTTGGACCTGCCTTAAACAAGCCGCCTACCAAACCAAACAAACCGTCTATCAGCTCAAACAAGGCTTTTTGGATGAGTATATGCGACATGAATTACGCCAGCCTTCGCTCGCGTTTGCGTAA
- a CDS encoding DUF5110 domain-containing protein, whose product MHGKKRRLHALRGRKCQLQHEKGTFANIPLSYDEGAKTLTIGARRGILPGMAAQRSFRVVWVRKDQPTAWAPDAAPAQTVPYAGRTLTVIGLTQKV is encoded by the coding sequence GTGCACGGGAAAAAACGCCGCCTTCACGCTTTAAGAGGACGAAAGTGTCAACTACAACACGAGAAGGGTACCTTCGCCAACATCCCGCTCAGCTACGACGAAGGCGCCAAAACCCTGACCATTGGGGCCCGGCGAGGTATCTTGCCCGGCATGGCGGCCCAACGCAGCTTCCGGGTGGTGTGGGTGCGCAAAGACCAGCCCACCGCCTGGGCTCCCGACGCGGCCCCGGCCCAAACTGTGCCGTACGCCGGCCGTACCTTAACCGTTATAGGACTTACGCAAAAAGTGTAA
- a CDS encoding TIM-barrel domain-containing protein, whose translation MCGLVLDFNADPAVRNIADQFMFGPSLLVNPVTDYKARNRKLYLPATTGWFDFYSGKYLPGGQALTADAPLERMPLYVREGPILPSGPAVQYAAEKPTDPITLHVCTGKNAAFTL comes from the coding sequence ATGTGCGGGCTGGTGCTCGACTTCAACGCCGATCCGGCCGTGCGCAACATTGCCGACCAGTTCATGTTCGGCCCCAGCCTGCTCGTGAACCCGGTGACCGATTACAAGGCCCGCAACCGCAAGCTGTACCTGCCAGCCACCACGGGCTGGTTCGATTTCTACTCGGGCAAGTACCTGCCCGGCGGCCAGGCCCTGACGGCCGACGCGCCCCTGGAGCGCATGCCGCTTTACGTGCGCGAGGGCCCGATTCTGCCCTCCGGCCCGGCCGTGCAGTACGCCGCCGAGAAGCCCACCGACCCCATCACACTGCACGTGTGCACGGGAAAAAACGCCGCCTTCACGCTTTAA
- a CDS encoding SDR family NAD(P)-dependent oxidoreductase has protein sequence MRFQNKVVIITGGAGGIGLATAKRLASEGARIVLADFNQASLDAAVPEVQAAGAPDVLASPCNVADEGQVEATVQATLAKFGRLDVVVNNAGLMQFKALEELTGEDWLRVLNVDLLGAFYFTKQAFLHMKPGGAVVNVASIHAIATEALVAPYAAAKAAVLSLTRSAAIEGAPKGLRINAVIPGAIDTPMLWNNPNVKSGVEKINPSDVGKPENVAAAIAFLASDDAEFVQGSELLVDGGRLDHL, from the coding sequence ATGCGCTTCCAGAATAAAGTAGTGATTATCACCGGTGGGGCCGGTGGCATCGGCTTGGCCACTGCCAAGCGCCTGGCCTCCGAAGGGGCCCGCATTGTGCTGGCCGACTTCAACCAGGCCAGCCTTGATGCGGCCGTGCCCGAGGTGCAGGCCGCCGGGGCCCCCGATGTATTGGCCAGCCCCTGCAACGTGGCCGATGAAGGCCAGGTAGAGGCCACCGTGCAGGCCACGCTGGCCAAATTCGGCCGCCTCGACGTGGTGGTGAACAACGCCGGCCTGATGCAGTTCAAGGCCCTCGAAGAGCTGACCGGCGAGGATTGGCTGCGGGTGCTGAACGTGGATTTGCTGGGCGCATTTTACTTTACCAAGCAAGCATTTCTGCACATGAAGCCCGGCGGCGCGGTCGTGAACGTGGCCAGCATCCACGCCATTGCCACCGAGGCGCTGGTGGCGCCCTATGCGGCGGCCAAGGCGGCCGTGCTATCGCTCACACGCTCGGCGGCCATTGAGGGGGCCCCCAAAGGCCTGCGAATCAACGCCGTAATACCAGGTGCCATCGATACGCCCATGCTTTGGAACAACCCAAACGTGAAAAGCGGCGTCGAAAAAATCAACCCCAGCGACGTGGGCAAACCTGAAAACGTGGCCGCTGCCATCGCCTTCCTGGCCTCCGACGACGCTGAATTTGTGCAAGGCTCCGAGCTACTGGTCGACGGCGGTCGACTCGACCATTTGTAG
- a CDS encoding family 1 glycosylhydrolase — MAAPQFLFATGIENSNPTIHNGKLRVDELEKCGHYQHWQKDFDLVQELGIEFLRCGPPLHTTWTGPHRYDWSFADATFQDLRRRNIVPIVDLCHFGVPDWLGNFQNPDFPKLFADYAGAFAQRFPWVQLYTPVNEMYVCAEFSALYGWWNEQLASDQAFVTALKYLVKANVLAMHAISAVRPDALFIQSESSEYFHAENPAAIKPAELLNAKRFLSLDLNYGRRVDSDMYEYLLDNGMTRDEYHFFLKNNRKHQCIMGNDYYQTNEHRVRADGTTTAAGEIFGYHTITTQYYDRYRLPVMHTETNLWQGPRGDEAVNWLWKEWANVLRVRNDGVPVLGFTWYSLIDQVDWDTALRENNGTVNPLGLYDLQRNIRPVGEAYKKLISQWKRVLPAQSLALQLPIVMPNQSNQAWVQQKQADAQTAEQDPAIAAGDTPLQGAH; from the coding sequence ATGGCCGCTCCCCAATTCCTCTTTGCCACCGGCATCGAAAACAGCAACCCCACCATCCACAACGGCAAGCTGCGCGTCGACGAGTTGGAAAAATGCGGCCATTACCAGCACTGGCAAAAGGATTTTGACCTGGTGCAGGAATTGGGTATTGAGTTTCTGCGCTGTGGGCCCCCGTTGCACACCACCTGGACGGGCCCCCACCGCTACGACTGGTCATTTGCCGACGCCACGTTCCAGGACCTGCGCCGGCGCAACATCGTGCCCATCGTGGATTTGTGCCACTTCGGGGTCCCCGACTGGCTGGGCAACTTCCAAAACCCCGATTTCCCCAAGCTGTTCGCCGATTATGCGGGGGCGTTTGCGCAGCGTTTCCCGTGGGTGCAGCTCTACACGCCGGTGAACGAAATGTACGTCTGCGCCGAATTTTCGGCCCTCTACGGCTGGTGGAACGAGCAGCTGGCCAGCGACCAAGCCTTCGTGACGGCCCTTAAGTACTTGGTAAAGGCCAACGTGCTGGCCATGCACGCCATCTCGGCGGTGCGGCCCGATGCCCTTTTCATCCAGAGCGAATCGAGCGAGTATTTCCACGCTGAAAACCCGGCCGCCATCAAGCCCGCCGAGCTGCTGAACGCCAAGCGGTTCCTGTCGCTGGACCTGAACTACGGCCGCCGCGTGGACTCGGATATGTACGAGTACCTGCTCGACAACGGCATGACCCGCGACGAGTACCACTTCTTTCTGAAAAATAATCGCAAGCACCAGTGCATCATGGGCAACGATTATTACCAGACCAACGAGCACCGCGTGCGCGCCGATGGCACCACCACCGCGGCGGGCGAAATATTTGGCTATCATACCATTACCACCCAGTACTACGACCGCTACCGCCTGCCCGTGATGCACACCGAAACCAACCTCTGGCAGGGCCCCCGGGGCGATGAGGCCGTGAACTGGCTTTGGAAGGAGTGGGCCAACGTGCTGCGCGTGCGCAACGACGGCGTGCCCGTGCTGGGCTTTACCTGGTACTCGCTCATCGACCAGGTGGACTGGGACACAGCCCTGCGCGAAAACAACGGCACCGTGAACCCGCTGGGCCTCTACGACTTACAGCGCAACATCCGGCCCGTGGGCGAGGCCTATAAGAAGCTCATCAGCCAGTGGAAGCGGGTGCTGCCCGCCCAGAGCCTGGCCCTGCAGCTGCCCATCGTGATGCCTAACCAGAGCAATCAGGCCTGGGTTCAGCAAAAGCAAGCCGATGCCCAAACGGCCGAGCAAGACCCGGCCATTGCTGCCGGCGATACCCCGCTGCAAGGGGCCCACTAG
- a CDS encoding transposase family protein codes for MTLCDSTQYVHFLSATESGRAHDKKLADEYALHLPAGCVLRQDLGLLGHAPTGVVVEMPHKKPPKRELTFAQKLYNQLLSPLRVVIEHAHSGIKRLHMVQGTIRLRGEWVRDTVMVVACGLHNLRVRSPHRAYRAPVHAKLANYAE; via the coding sequence ATGACCTTATGCGATTCCACGCAGTACGTGCATTTTCTCTCGGCTACGGAAAGCGGGCGAGCGCACGACAAAAAACTGGCCGACGAGTACGCGCTGCACCTACCGGCGGGCTGCGTGTTACGGCAGGATTTGGGCTTGCTGGGCCACGCCCCGACCGGGGTCGTGGTGGAGATGCCCCACAAGAAGCCGCCGAAGCGGGAGTTGACGTTTGCCCAAAAGCTGTATAACCAGTTGCTGAGTCCGTTGCGCGTCGTTATCGAACACGCGCACAGCGGTATCAAGCGCCTGCACATGGTGCAGGGCACTATCCGCTTGCGCGGCGAATGGGTGCGCGATACGGTCATGGTCGTGGCCTGTGGGCTGCACAACCTGCGCGTGCGCAGCCCGCACCGCGCCTATCGCGCACCTGTCCACGCGAAACTCGCTAACTACGCCGAATAA
- a CDS encoding transposase family protein, whose protein sequence is MDYLSLRERPRQFLALTSLRAAEFDDLLTDFAPAWERHHRYHTLEGTKRAFPAHRERANAVLAGSDIKLFFLLTYLKSNALQEHQAASFGISQARVSHLATALLGVLNQVLARRGLLPVRDGGELAQRLANHPEPVFAYDGVERGVPRNTDREAQAEEYSAKKKRTA, encoded by the coding sequence ATGGATTACCTGAGTTTGCGCGAGCGGCCCCGCCAGTTTCTGGCCCTAACCAGCTTGCGAGCGGCGGAGTTTGACGACTTGCTGACCGACTTTGCCCCGGCCTGGGAGCGCCACCACCGCTACCACACCCTGGAAGGAACCAAACGGGCGTTCCCCGCCCACCGCGAGCGGGCCAACGCCGTGCTGGCGGGCAGCGATATAAAGCTCTTTTTTCTGCTCACCTACCTCAAAAGCAACGCCTTGCAAGAGCACCAGGCCGCCAGCTTTGGCATTTCGCAAGCGCGCGTCAGCCACTTGGCTACCGCCCTGCTGGGCGTGCTCAACCAGGTGCTGGCCCGGCGCGGGCTGCTGCCCGTGCGCGACGGCGGCGAGTTGGCTCAGCGCCTGGCTAACCACCCGGAGCCGGTCTTTGCCTACGACGGGGTCGAGCGGGGCGTACCACGTAACACGGACCGGGAGGCCCAGGCCGAGGAGTACAGCGCCAAAAAAAAGCGCACCGCGTGA